The Linepithema humile isolate Giens D197 chromosome 2, Lhum_UNIL_v1.0, whole genome shotgun sequence genome has a segment encoding these proteins:
- the LOC105670486 gene encoding C3 and PZP-like alpha-2-macroglobulin domain-containing protein 8 encodes MSPLRITTADSLDYRYIPITKNSISIGIKASHDARIALRTHLGSDSNVYEIIIGGWGNTMSAIKRNNTEPDVAEAETRDILKSDEMCDIFIQWSCDGLLSVNCEDVHDFDESFMSYKDRSPFVINYVGFSTAWGATGEWIIEECQFTSSAIRQQLVDTCHFWVDFSEAIGLPQNAVMASEDGLYVGRAHHEGTVTPGGIRENVCTLVWGGNVHEKRDFQVLCGKDVNWVKSWEGSVPLHALPAGETEDGYALFIGRVLLEGIYHIGKIQPNHQVCYIPLNGQEMPYLEYEALVIHDNYGVECIGR; translated from the exons ATGAGCCCGC ttcGTATTACTACAGCGGACAGTCTCGACTATCGTTATATACCGATCACAAAAAATAGCATCAGTATAGGTATTAAAGCTAGTCATGATGCAAGGATTGCTCTACGAACGCATCTTGGTAGCGACTCTAATGTATACGAG attATTATCGGAGGATGGGGAAATACTATGTCAgctataaaaagaaataataccGAGCCAGATGTGGCAGAAGCAGAGACTAGAGATATATTGAAATCTGACGAGAtgtgtgatatttttataca ATGGTCTTGCGATGGATTGTTAAGTGTTAATTGCGAAGATGTGCATGATTTTGATGAGTCATTTATGTCTTATAAAGACAGAAGTCcgtttgttataaattatgtagGATTTAGTACTGCATGGGGTGCTACTGGAGAATGGATAATCGAAG agTGCCAGTTTACGTCGTCAGCCATCAGACAGCAACTGGTGGATACATGCCATTTCTGGGTGGATTTTAGCGAGGCGATCGGACTGCCTCAAAACGCAGTGATGGCCTCTGAGGATGGTCTGTACGTAGGTCGGGCACATCACGAAGGAACTGTGACACCGGGCGGCATCCGTGAAAATGTCTGCACACTCGTATGGGGCGGCAATGTTCATGAGAAGCGTGATTTCCAAGTGCTGTGTGGCAAGGACGTGAACTGGGTGAAATCATGGGAGGGTAGCGTGCCTCTGCATGCTCTACCAGCCGGCGAAACTGAGGACGGTTACGCTCTGTTCATCGGTAGAGTATTGCTCGAGGGGATCTATCACATCGGAAAGATACAACCAAATCATCAGGTATGTTACATACCGCTGAACGGCCAAGAGATGCCCTACCTAGAGTACGAGGCCTTAGTCATACATGATAACTATGGAGTCGAGTGTATTGGGAGGTAA
- the LOC105670484 gene encoding probable ATP-dependent RNA helicase ddx17, with protein MLLSAVIICCVIVANAEPPLNSYSYTGDSNGYDYNTVTNNGYLSSKDSYQNSGNFYGAGDTSHKLSNHIGGHSLINAGNQGSIGGDVGNSYKGYSANEQGSEYGGYSNPYENSENSDSYTRTVTSTPFRGYSGSNSGESTFNAYSSGPAAHKDTDFGQYASSSSSNSKRIPAFPGYPRPILENYPEGSDHSNVQGYHGSSGSSYPESDHAFSPYSPSGLEYSFGKQKDEPYKGGNKYSDVYSIPSETRYTRGNAGHASHNHDVPPYISSSGPSGHLLKMHGSGNVWYSSGKPGKYSYKYLSRYAPNTGVTYLSRDRDGYYTPFNKGGGKLIIIKDTRPSYAGGHVYSDEPSYAGGYRSKSAGYATSPNFSGYSGNSSYDDGPAMLRRYRNAGGLLLQKAVYP; from the exons ATGCTGCTA agcGCAGTGATAATTTGTTGTGTGATAGTTGCAAATGCGGAGCCACCTCTTAACA GCTACTCTTATACTGGAGATAGCAATGGGTACGATTATAATACCGTTACTAATAATGGATACTTAAGCTCCAAGGATAGCTATCAAAACAGTGGAAACTTTTACGGTGCTGGAGACACCAGTCATAAATTATCCAACCACATCGGCGGCcattcattaattaatgcCGGTAATCAGGGGAGCATAGGAGGTGACGTAGGAAACAGTTACAAAGGATACTCCGCAAATGAACAGGGGAGTGAATACGGAGGATATTCCAATCCTTACGAGAATTCCGAGAATAGCGACTCTTATACTCGCACCGTGACGTCTACGCCGTTTAGAGGATATTCCGGTTCTAATTCCGGCGAGTCGACTTTTAACGCGTACTCAAGCGGTCCTGCGGCCCACAAAGACACCGATTTTGGCCAGTACGCGTCTAGCAGCAGTAGTAACAGTAAAAGGATACCCGCTTTCCCAGGATATCCCAGAccaatattagaaaattatccCGAAGGCTCTGATCACAGCAACGTGCAGGGATATCACGGTTCCTCCGGTTCAAGCTATCCCGAGAGTGATCACGCCTTCTCCCCTTATTCTCCGAGCGGTCTGGAATACTCGTTTGGAAAGCAGAAAGACGAGCCGTACAAAGGCGGCAACAAGTACAGCGATGTCTATTCGATACCGTCCGAGACGCGTTACACGCGGGGAAACGCGGGACACGCGAGCCACAATCACGACGTTCCGCCGTACATATCGAGTTCCGGTCCGAGCGGTCACTTGCTCAAGATGCACGGCTCTGGTAATGTCTGGTATTCCTCGGGAAAACCGGGTAAATACAGTTACAAATACTTGTCTCGCTACGCTCCGAATACTGGAGTAACTTACTTGTCGAGAGATCGCGACGGCTATTACACTCCTTTCAATAAAGGCGGTGGGAAACTCATTATAATTAAGGATACTAGACCGAGCTACGCCGGCGGTCATGTTTATTCCGATGAGCCGTCTTACGCCGGCGGTTACAGGAGTAAGAGCGCCGGTTACGCCACTTCACCGAATTTTAGCGGATACAGCGGCAACAGTAGTTACGATGACGGTCCGGCTATGCTTAGGCGATATAGAAACGCCGGTGGACTGCTACTGCAAAAAGCTGTTTATccttga